A single genomic interval of uncultured Desulfobacter sp. harbors:
- a CDS encoding sigma-54 dependent transcriptional regulator — MNSPNPDNPILLVDDNPKILVEVETILRKAGFDNITAIQDSRDVIRTMERRIPGLVLLDLNMPHISGNHLLKSIRKTWPRIPVIVLTSNIEVDTAVRCMKIGAMDYILKPVDPDRLVKSVKQALDGGQAPGQLSKPLHQELFAQIKKPSAFSAIITQDSQMHAIFHYVEAVAPSPQPVLIFGETGVGKELISQCIHNLSGRKGKLVKVNVAGLDDNMFSDTLFGHVPGAFTSARNARPGLILKASGGTLMLDEIGDLPLSSQVKLLRLLQEGDYLALGSDITRHSDTRIIASTNQDLWALEKQGKFRKDLIYRLSTHTLTIPPLRERLLDIPLLLDRFICQAADELDKPVPDIPKSLIETMETYPFKGNIRELKSMVYDAMSIYQGGDISADLFNIVTHADHGPGPSMSPDPGLPTLKQAANALVEKAMAHTGGNQSAAAKILGISQQALSKRLQKLREEG, encoded by the coding sequence TTGAATTCCCCAAATCCGGATAATCCCATATTATTGGTGGACGACAATCCAAAGATCCTTGTTGAAGTAGAAACAATTTTGCGAAAGGCCGGTTTTGACAACATCACTGCCATCCAGGATTCAAGGGATGTGATCAGGACCATGGAGCGCAGGATTCCCGGACTGGTCCTTCTGGATTTGAATATGCCTCATATCAGCGGCAACCACCTGTTGAAAAGTATCCGCAAAACCTGGCCAAGAATACCTGTGATTGTACTTACAAGTAATATTGAGGTGGATACGGCTGTGCGGTGTATGAAGATTGGCGCCATGGATTATATCCTTAAACCCGTTGATCCGGATCGTCTGGTCAAGTCGGTGAAACAGGCTCTTGATGGTGGGCAGGCCCCGGGGCAGCTTTCAAAGCCTTTACACCAGGAGTTATTTGCCCAGATAAAAAAACCTTCAGCCTTCAGCGCCATCATTACCCAGGACAGTCAGATGCATGCCATTTTTCATTATGTTGAAGCTGTGGCACCGTCTCCCCAGCCGGTGCTGATCTTTGGGGAAACGGGGGTGGGCAAGGAATTGATTAGCCAGTGCATTCATAACTTAAGCGGCCGTAAGGGAAAGTTGGTTAAGGTCAATGTGGCGGGACTTGATGATAATATGTTTTCAGACACGTTGTTCGGCCATGTGCCCGGCGCGTTCACCAGCGCCCGGAACGCCCGGCCCGGGTTGATTCTTAAAGCTTCCGGGGGCACTTTGATGCTGGATGAGATCGGGGATCTGCCATTGTCCTCCCAGGTCAAGCTGCTCAGGCTGCTCCAGGAAGGCGATTATCTGGCATTGGGGTCGGATATTACCCGGCATTCGGATACCCGGATCATTGCTTCCACGAACCAGGATCTGTGGGCACTTGAAAAGCAGGGTAAATTCAGGAAGGATCTGATTTACCGCCTTTCCACACATACCTTGACCATACCGCCGCTGCGGGAACGCCTTTTAGATATCCCCCTGCTTTTGGACCGGTTTATCTGCCAGGCTGCCGACGAACTGGACAAACCCGTGCCTGATATTCCGAAAAGTCTTATTGAAACCATGGAAACATATCCATTCAAAGGAAATATCAGGGAGTTAAAATCCATGGTTTACGATGCTATGTCCATATACCAGGGCGGGGACATCTCGGCTGATTTGTTTAATATTGTCACCCATGCCGATCATGGGCCAGGGCCCTCTATGTCCCCAGATCCGGGACTTCCGACGTTAAAGCAAGCCGCTAATGCGCTGGTGGAAAAAGCCATGGCCCATACAGGGGGGAATCAGTCTGCTGCAGCCAAGATTCTGGGTATTTCCCAGCAGGCGCTCAGCAAGCGCCTGCAAAAATTACGCGAAGAGGGATGA
- a CDS encoding ISNCY family transposase, which produces MRKFTFDSVIEFFRKTVQDLPDFRTGDNTSYTIEDAALAAFSVFFTQSPSFLAFQKSMQQNKGKNNAQSLFGVLNIPSDNQIKNILDPISPTYIFPVFSYIFHGLNDMGYLDSYRSYNGNLLLALDGVQYFSSKSIHCENCNKKKHRNGTTTYSYSAITPVIVAPGNNNVIALQPEFITPQDGHKKQDCENAAAKRWIRHHSQEYSKFGFTILGDDLYCKQPLCELMLEHHFDFILVCKPDSHKTLYQWIEGLDSSDIDTLRVKRWTGKRHEVDTYRFVNNVPLKDAENALHVNWCELTTTLSDGQIIYKNALATNFKIHKGNVEEIVANGRARWKVENENNNVLKNRGYHLGHNFGHGNKHLSSFLVTFNLLAFLFHTLLEQVDKKYKLVRDNLPARQTFFDDLRALTRYLYFDNWEALLDFMIRGLELEPPDTS; this is translated from the coding sequence ATGAGAAAATTTACCTTTGACTCAGTTATTGAATTTTTCCGCAAGACTGTTCAGGACTTACCTGATTTCAGGACCGGGGATAACACATCTTATACAATAGAGGATGCCGCCCTTGCTGCGTTTTCGGTTTTTTTTACTCAAAGTCCTTCATTCTTAGCGTTCCAAAAATCAATGCAGCAAAATAAAGGAAAAAATAACGCTCAATCTTTGTTCGGTGTATTGAATATCCCCAGTGATAATCAGATCAAAAATATATTAGACCCAATTTCTCCGACGTATATTTTCCCTGTATTCTCTTACATCTTTCATGGCCTTAATGATATGGGGTATCTTGATTCATATCGTTCATACAACGGGAACTTATTATTGGCCCTTGATGGTGTTCAGTATTTTTCCTCAAAGTCTATTCATTGTGAAAACTGTAATAAAAAGAAGCATCGGAACGGAACCACCACATACTCTTATTCTGCTATTACACCTGTAATTGTTGCCCCTGGTAACAATAATGTCATAGCACTACAGCCGGAATTTATAACACCGCAGGATGGGCATAAAAAACAAGATTGTGAGAACGCTGCTGCAAAACGTTGGATACGCCATCATTCCCAAGAGTATAGCAAATTTGGTTTTACCATTTTAGGAGATGATCTGTATTGCAAACAGCCCTTATGCGAATTAATGCTTGAACACCATTTTGATTTTATTTTGGTCTGCAAGCCAGATTCGCATAAGACCTTGTACCAATGGATAGAGGGGCTGGATTCAAGCGATATCGACACTCTTAGAGTTAAACGATGGACCGGAAAACGACATGAGGTTGACACCTATCGTTTTGTTAACAACGTCCCATTGAAAGATGCCGAAAATGCATTGCATGTCAACTGGTGTGAACTTACAACAACGCTGTCAGATGGGCAAATCATCTATAAAAATGCCTTGGCAACAAATTTTAAGATCCACAAAGGAAATGTAGAAGAAATTGTGGCCAATGGCAGGGCTCGCTGGAAAGTAGAGAATGAGAATAATAATGTTCTGAAAAACAGAGGCTACCATTTAGGCCATAACTTTGGACATGGAAATAAGCATCTATCCTCATTTCTGGTGACGTTTAATCTCCTGGCTTTTCTTTTTCACACCCTTCTGGAACAGGTCGATAAAAAGTATAAATTGGTTCGAGATAACCTTCCGGCAAGGCAAACTTTTTTTGATGATCTCCGGGCACTCACCCGGTATTTATACTTCGACAACTGGGAGGCACTTTTAGACTTCATGATACGTGGGCTTGAATTGGAACCACCTGATACGAGTTGA
- a CDS encoding ATPase P, which produces MIRIDIPGTGPVNIQNVIFDYNGTIAADGRLLDGVGPAMNRLAHRLDFHVVTADTFGSVQAQLEGVKANVVLISNQGQDQKKLDVLNAIGADTTMAVGNGVNDALMLKNAALGVAVLGEEGMALPALMSSDVIIRQILDVFAFFENPKRLIATLRN; this is translated from the coding sequence ATGATTCGCATTGACATTCCCGGCACCGGTCCGGTTAATATTCAGAATGTGATATTTGACTACAACGGTACCATCGCAGCGGACGGCCGTCTTCTTGACGGGGTGGGGCCGGCTATGAACCGGCTTGCCCACCGGCTTGATTTTCATGTGGTAACGGCCGATACCTTTGGCTCGGTTCAAGCACAACTTGAGGGTGTGAAGGCTAACGTTGTGCTTATTTCAAACCAGGGCCAGGATCAGAAAAAACTGGATGTGCTCAACGCCATCGGCGCGGACACCACCATGGCTGTGGGCAACGGGGTTAACGATGCCTTGATGCTTAAGAATGCAGCGTTGGGCGTCGCCGTGCTTGGGGAGGAGGGGATGGCGTTGCCGGCACTGATGTCAAGTGATGTGATAATCCGGCAAATTCTGGATGTATTTGCCTTTTTTGAAAATCCTAAACGGTTGATTGCCACCCTGAGAAACTGA
- a CDS encoding FAD/NAD(P)-binding protein, with amino-acid sequence MCNCTAYDNIFLPKEVRIIKAEQVTELEKHFTLKMADGSKFHFEPGQILEVSLFGYGEIPIGIASSPTRENTFDIVVRKVGRVSTAVNNLKEGDTLYIRGPLGRGFDVEEFRDQNVLVVAGGIGLCPTRSMINYIMDKRDNFKKFTLFYGTQTPAQQMFLEDLRTWRALDTIDFHETVDRADDRWKGNVGVITSLFKDVEITPDTKVIICGPPIMFQFVIRELHKIGISDDSIYLDLERRMKCGVGKCGHCQINDKYVCVDGPVFKFSEIKDLEEAL; translated from the coding sequence ATGTGTAATTGTACAGCTTATGACAATATTTTTCTCCCTAAAGAAGTCAGGATAATCAAGGCTGAGCAGGTTACGGAACTCGAGAAGCATTTTACTTTAAAAATGGCTGATGGTTCTAAATTCCACTTTGAGCCCGGCCAAATACTGGAGGTTTCCCTTTTTGGGTATGGTGAAATTCCAATCGGTATTGCCAGTTCTCCCACTAGAGAAAATACCTTTGATATAGTTGTCAGAAAAGTAGGGAGAGTCTCCACTGCTGTTAATAACCTTAAAGAAGGGGATACTCTATATATCCGGGGTCCTCTTGGCAGAGGTTTTGATGTAGAGGAGTTCAGGGATCAGAATGTACTGGTTGTTGCCGGAGGTATAGGTCTTTGTCCTACCCGGAGCATGATTAATTACATTATGGATAAAAGAGATAATTTTAAAAAGTTTACCCTTTTTTACGGGACACAGACACCTGCGCAGCAGATGTTTCTTGAAGATCTGAGGACGTGGAGAGCGTTGGATACTATTGATTTCCATGAGACAGTTGACAGGGCTGATGATCGCTGGAAGGGGAATGTAGGAGTAATTACCTCTCTTTTTAAAGATGTAGAGATTACGCCGGATACAAAAGTGATAATCTGCGGGCCTCCGATAATGTTTCAATTTGTAATTAGAGAGCTTCACAAAATCGGTATATCCGACGACAGTATTTATCTGGATCTGGAGCGAAGAATGAAATGCGGCGTGGGTAAATGCGGGCACTGCCAGATTAATGATAAGTATGTCTGTGTCGATGGGCCGGTGTTTAAATTCTCTGAGATTAAAGACCTGGAGGAAGCGTTATGA
- a CDS encoding acetate kinase: MKVLVINSGSSSLKYKLFDLAGPRAICAGLVERIGSPESSLTHTLYHDPEPGEKIEMFEYFEDHTQAIEKVAALLMAGDDPLVKSAEELAAIGHRVAQGGEIFKENCIVDAKAIEGIRENILLAPLHNPANLAGIEAAMAHFPGVPSVAVFDTLFASRLPDYVYRYALPNAYYTKYKVRRYGFHGASHAYVTKTLAGLMGKPLDELSNIVCHLGNGSSITAVKGGVCRETSMGMTPTSGLIMGTRCGDIDPSLPAYLTFCTGKSAAQIQTVLDRESGLTGICGMNDMRDIHKAMALGDDNARLAFEMLCHGIKKYIGAYYAVLGRLDAIAFTAGIGENDAKVRGKCLEGLEHLGIIVDQEVNAGLRGKSGRISTDDSAVEVWVVPTDEEFEIATICKDLVVA; the protein is encoded by the coding sequence ATGAAAGTACTTGTCATTAATTCAGGAAGTTCCTCCCTGAAGTATAAATTGTTTGATTTGGCGGGCCCCAGGGCAATATGTGCGGGCCTGGTGGAGCGAATCGGCAGTCCGGAGAGCAGTCTGACCCATACCCTGTACCATGACCCGGAACCCGGTGAAAAAATCGAAATGTTTGAATATTTTGAGGATCACACCCAGGCCATCGAAAAGGTGGCCGCTTTACTTATGGCGGGTGATGATCCGCTTGTTAAATCTGCAGAAGAGCTTGCCGCCATTGGGCATCGGGTGGCCCAGGGGGGTGAAATTTTCAAGGAAAATTGCATTGTGGATGCCAAGGCCATTGAGGGCATCCGCGAGAACATTTTGCTGGCACCCTTGCATAACCCGGCCAACCTGGCCGGTATTGAAGCGGCCATGGCGCATTTCCCCGGCGTGCCTTCAGTTGCCGTGTTTGACACGCTGTTTGCAAGCCGTCTGCCTGATTATGTGTACCGGTATGCCTTGCCCAACGCTTATTACACTAAATATAAAGTCAGACGGTACGGATTCCATGGCGCCTCCCACGCCTATGTCACTAAAACGCTTGCCGGTCTCATGGGAAAACCTTTAGATGAACTGAGCAATATTGTCTGCCACCTGGGGAATGGTTCTTCCATAACCGCTGTCAAAGGCGGCGTGTGCCGGGAAACCTCCATGGGCATGACGCCCACTTCCGGGCTGATCATGGGGACCCGGTGCGGTGACATTGATCCTTCCCTGCCTGCCTATCTTACCTTTTGTACCGGGAAAAGTGCTGCACAAATTCAGACCGTTCTTGACCGGGAAAGCGGTCTTACCGGTATCTGCGGTATGAATGATATGCGGGATATTCACAAAGCCATGGCCTTGGGTGATGACAATGCCAGGCTCGCCTTTGAGATGCTGTGCCACGGTATTAAAAAATATATCGGGGCTTACTATGCAGTGCTTGGTCGCCTGGATGCCATTGCCTTTACCGCCGGCATCGGGGAAAACGACGCGAAAGTCCGGGGTAAATGCCTGGAAGGGCTTGAACATCTCGGCATTATAGTGGATCAAGAGGTTAACGCTGGTTTAAGGGGTAAATCCGGCCGTATCTCCACTGATGACAGTGCTGTGGAAGTCTGGGTCGTCCCCACGGATGAAGAATTTGAAATTGCAACCATCTGCAAGGACCTTGTAGTTGCCTGA
- a CDS encoding YbgC/FadM family acyl-CoA thioesterase, with product MMNIKHITNLHAEDQDPAIHHLKARVYYEDTDHSGVVYHANYLKFFERAREDIFGIENLVRMWNDKGIGFAVYKADIGYHDGAQFGDLLDIRTTWEKQGPYRVVFFHSAWRPGQKKPAVTCSLDLVCLGPGKKLLPIPEFDFLD from the coding sequence ATGATGAACATAAAACATATCACAAATCTACATGCTGAGGATCAGGACCCGGCCATTCATCACCTTAAGGCCAGGGTATATTATGAAGATACGGATCACTCCGGGGTGGTTTACCACGCCAATTATCTGAAATTTTTTGAACGGGCCAGGGAAGATATTTTCGGTATTGAGAACCTGGTCCGGATGTGGAACGATAAAGGCATCGGCTTTGCCGTATACAAAGCAGATATCGGCTACCATGACGGGGCGCAATTCGGGGATCTTCTGGATATTCGAACGACCTGGGAAAAACAGGGGCCATACCGGGTGGTGTTTTTTCACAGTGCCTGGCGCCCGGGCCAAAAAAAGCCGGCAGTCACCTGCTCTTTGGACCTGGTGTGTCTGGGACCGGGCAAAAAGCTTTTACCCATTCCGGAATTCGATTTTTTGGATTAG
- a CDS encoding nitroreductase, producing MELKDAIQQRRSVRAYLHKPVPKEVLTQILTIATRAPSTKNTQPWHFYVVAEEPLEQLKCANVDRFRSSEAPPEEMAHILIEPENGTVYRDRQVDIAKRLFNVMGIGREDKAKRMEWMERGFRYFDAPAAIILAGDKSRPIEGIYLDAGLVIQNICLTAVDFGLATCIENQGVIYSDVIREIVEIPDDQRLLVAIAIGYPDWDFPANQVVSPREDVENVISWCGI from the coding sequence ATGGAATTAAAGGATGCCATTCAACAAAGAAGAAGCGTTCGTGCATATTTACACAAACCGGTGCCAAAAGAGGTTTTGACCCAGATACTTACCATCGCTACCAGGGCACCGTCTACGAAAAATACACAACCGTGGCATTTTTATGTCGTTGCCGAAGAACCTTTGGAACAACTTAAATGCGCCAATGTGGATAGATTTCGCAGCTCTGAAGCGCCTCCCGAGGAGATGGCGCATATCTTGATTGAACCGGAAAACGGCACTGTGTACCGTGATCGGCAGGTAGATATTGCAAAACGATTGTTTAATGTCATGGGGATCGGACGGGAAGATAAAGCCAAACGGATGGAGTGGATGGAGCGCGGATTCCGGTATTTTGATGCCCCTGCAGCGATCATCCTTGCTGGTGATAAATCACGGCCCATTGAAGGCATCTATCTGGATGCCGGGTTGGTTATTCAGAATATTTGTCTGACTGCCGTTGATTTCGGCCTTGCTACCTGTATCGAGAACCAGGGTGTCATCTATTCCGACGTAATCAGAGAGATTGTTGAAATTCCCGATGATCAGCGCTTACTGGTTGCCATTGCAATTGGGTATCCTGACTGGGATTTTCCTGCGAACCAGGTGGTCAGTCCCCGGGAGGATGTGGAAAATGTTATTTCCTGGTGCGGAATATAA
- a CDS encoding 4Fe-4S dicluster domain-containing protein, producing the protein MNVYFISEQNFSKFLSRMIESEHVVGPTAKQNKFIFNKLETADDLRLDYDVTLLPPKKEIFPVKQALVRFDDNTYEGCVNPQKKILFGVHFYDAKAIDQLDIVFAHRNKDINYLANRNAITLVISNIQNVAPRAAWGTVGKEVQPKGHDAWITKLANGYVFEIFTDKGDALMKFGSFESASEIQVAEARTLNEKIKEQCPERLEYNSEKIAEKVRKYFNKYEFWEARADKCFSCGTCNIVCPTCFCFDVQDKWNLDQKSGVRFRVWDACLTEDFSKISLGGGAEKNFRATRGERFRHRIMRKTSYLNSILGGPACVGCGRCATQCTADIADPVRVVNKIMED; encoded by the coding sequence ATGAATGTGTATTTTATCAGCGAACAAAATTTTTCCAAATTTCTGTCCAGAATGATTGAATCGGAGCACGTGGTGGGTCCGACGGCTAAGCAGAATAAATTTATTTTCAACAAACTAGAAACAGCTGATGACCTCAGACTGGATTATGACGTGACGCTTTTACCACCCAAAAAGGAAATTTTTCCTGTTAAACAGGCCCTGGTAAGGTTTGATGATAATACATATGAAGGATGTGTTAATCCTCAGAAGAAGATTCTTTTCGGTGTGCATTTTTATGATGCGAAAGCCATAGATCAGCTGGATATCGTATTTGCGCACAGGAACAAAGATATTAATTACCTGGCAAATCGGAATGCGATTACACTAGTGATCTCCAATATTCAGAATGTTGCTCCGCGTGCTGCATGGGGGACTGTCGGGAAAGAAGTTCAGCCAAAGGGGCATGATGCCTGGATTACCAAACTGGCAAACGGATATGTATTTGAAATTTTTACTGACAAAGGCGACGCTTTAATGAAATTCGGCTCATTTGAATCTGCAAGTGAGATTCAAGTCGCAGAGGCCAGGACGCTTAACGAAAAGATTAAAGAGCAGTGTCCGGAACGTCTTGAGTACAACTCTGAGAAGATTGCTGAAAAGGTGAGAAAGTACTTCAACAAATATGAATTCTGGGAAGCCCGGGCCGATAAGTGTTTTTCCTGTGGGACATGCAATATTGTTTGCCCCACCTGTTTTTGTTTTGACGTTCAGGACAAGTGGAATCTTGATCAAAAAAGTGGTGTTCGATTCAGAGTATGGGATGCATGTTTAACTGAAGATTTTTCTAAAATCTCACTAGGTGGCGGCGCTGAAAAAAATTTTAGGGCTACTCGTGGAGAGAGATTCAGGCATCGTATCATGCGCAAGACGTCTTACTTAAATAGCATACTTGGTGGACCTGCATGTGTGGGGTGCGGGCGGTGTGCGACCCAATGCACGGCTGATATAGCAGATCCGGTTCGAGTCGTTAATAAAATTATGGAGGACTGA
- a CDS encoding hydrogenase maturation protease encodes MKYIIGIGNYSMYDDSLGIRLIEYLEENNLVDGFKAIDLSGNALNIFSYLSESTDKIIIVDTARLDMEPGEYRFFSHENVKTLKALSGITTHEGDMVKVLALAGETGYHIPEIIFMGVEPKEIKSEVGLSEILESRLPEYGQVLLREIML; translated from the coding sequence ATGAAATACATAATCGGAATTGGAAATTATTCAATGTATGATGACAGTCTCGGCATCAGATTAATCGAATATCTGGAAGAAAACAATCTGGTAGACGGATTTAAAGCGATAGATCTTTCCGGGAACGCGTTGAATATTTTTTCTTACCTTTCAGAATCTACAGATAAAATTATTATTGTTGATACTGCCAGACTGGATATGGAGCCGGGGGAGTACAGATTTTTTTCACATGAAAACGTGAAAACCCTGAAGGCGCTTTCCGGGATTACAACGCATGAGGGTGATATGGTGAAGGTTCTGGCGCTTGCCGGGGAAACCGGCTATCATATTCCTGAAATAATCTTTATGGGCGTTGAGCCAAAAGAAATAAAAAGTGAAGTCGGTTTGTCTGAAATACTTGAAAGCAGGTTGCCTGAGTATGGGCAGGTGCTGCTTAGAGAGATTATGCTTTAA
- a CDS encoding helix-turn-helix domain-containing protein, with protein sequence MFQDGTTRTLDQHIAVLRKKNEQNPASPKLITTVHGVGYRFESDE encoded by the coding sequence ATTTTTCAGGACGGAACAACCCGAACCCTTGACCAGCATATCGCCGTTTTAAGAAAAAAAAATGAACAAAACCCTGCATCCCCTAAACTCATTACCACCGTTCATGGTGTGGGATACAGGTTCGAATCAGACGAATAG
- a CDS encoding nickel-dependent hydrogenase large subunit: MKKDINIDVHHLTRVEGHGNIKVNIKSGVVEECVWQVPEAPRFFEAMIKGRHYSEVARITSRICGICAIGHTLASVKATESALGIEITPQTATLRSILKHAENFDSHIVHVGVLVAPDLLGAPSVFPLVATHGDVIKTVLRLKRLGHEWGSMIGGRTTHPTTVVPGGFAKLITTDELKILKDKILARVGDLTALVETIVSLASDIPVFDRPTEYVALHSDEEYGLYDGCIQTVMPDGSKEQFDVRDYKKVTNEWVSPNSTAKYTRHNLESYAAGALARFNNNYEQLHPEAKKIAEVLGMKPIVGNPYLNSAAQVVECAHNVHESLRMIDEILAGGGIKEEGIVQPVKFSSGTGSTEVPRGILFHEYNYDENGFCIDGNCIIPTNQNHANIQADFDKLVPELLEADKTKEEMELALEMLVRAYDPCISCSTHYLNVEFVG; encoded by the coding sequence ATGAAGAAGGATATAAATATAGATGTTCATCACTTAACCCGTGTTGAAGGCCATGGGAACATTAAGGTAAATATTAAAAGCGGGGTGGTTGAAGAATGTGTCTGGCAGGTGCCGGAAGCACCTCGTTTTTTTGAAGCGATGATAAAGGGGCGTCATTATTCCGAGGTGGCGCGAATTACCAGCCGTATTTGCGGGATTTGCGCTATTGGCCATACGCTGGCTTCTGTAAAGGCGACAGAGAGTGCGCTTGGGATTGAAATAACACCTCAAACAGCAACGCTTAGAAGTATTTTAAAACATGCTGAAAATTTTGACTCTCACATCGTTCATGTCGGTGTTTTAGTCGCGCCGGATTTGCTTGGCGCTCCATCAGTATTTCCACTGGTAGCGACACATGGAGACGTTATAAAAACAGTTCTCAGGCTTAAGCGGCTGGGGCATGAGTGGGGATCGATGATAGGCGGCAGAACTACGCATCCGACTACGGTTGTTCCAGGCGGATTTGCAAAGCTTATTACAACCGATGAACTGAAAATTTTAAAAGATAAGATTCTTGCCCGGGTTGGTGATTTAACAGCCCTGGTTGAAACCATAGTTTCGCTGGCTTCTGATATTCCTGTTTTTGACAGACCGACAGAGTATGTTGCGCTTCATAGTGATGAAGAGTATGGGCTTTATGACGGTTGTATTCAGACAGTGATGCCTGACGGGAGCAAGGAGCAGTTTGATGTGCGGGATTATAAAAAAGTGACAAATGAGTGGGTATCTCCCAACTCGACAGCCAAGTATACCAGGCATAATCTTGAAAGTTATGCAGCGGGTGCTTTAGCCAGGTTTAACAACAACTATGAACAGTTGCATCCTGAAGCCAAGAAGATAGCTGAAGTTCTCGGAATGAAACCAATAGTCGGGAATCCGTACCTGAATTCGGCCGCTCAGGTGGTTGAGTGTGCACACAATGTACACGAGTCGTTAAGAATGATTGATGAGATACTGGCGGGTGGCGGAATAAAGGAAGAAGGGATTGTTCAGCCTGTTAAATTTTCATCCGGAACCGGCAGCACGGAAGTTCCCAGAGGAATATTATTCCATGAATATAACTATGATGAGAATGGTTTCTGCATAGATGGGAACTGTATTATTCCAACAAATCAGAACCATGCAAATATTCAGGCGGATTTTGACAAACTGGTGCCTGAGCTTCTTGAGGCGGATAAGACGAAAGAGGAAATGGAGCTGGCACTTGAAATGCTTGTCAGGGCTTATGATCCATGTATATCCTGTTCTACGCATTACTTGAATGTTGAGTTTGTGGGGTGA
- the crcB gene encoding fluoride efflux transporter CrcB: MTKIAMVGLGGAMGAMCRFLVYEGYINTVKNTSLPLGTITVNVLGCFIIGLLSGIADTRQIFTPEVRLLIFTGFLGGFTTFSTFGFELFLYMRNGQIGLAVLNGLIQLSAGLIFVWAGFELSKAF, encoded by the coding sequence ATGACAAAAATAGCAATGGTAGGATTAGGCGGTGCCATGGGGGCCATGTGCCGTTTTCTGGTATATGAAGGGTATATCAATACCGTAAAAAATACATCACTTCCTTTAGGGACTATCACCGTCAATGTTTTAGGATGCTTTATCATAGGACTTTTAAGCGGTATTGCCGATACACGGCAAATCTTTACCCCGGAGGTCAGACTGCTCATTTTTACCGGCTTTTTAGGCGGATTCACCACGTTTTCCACCTTTGGATTTGAATTGTTTTTATATATGCGCAACGGACAGATCGGTCTGGCCGTTCTAAACGGGCTTATCCAGTTAAGCGCCGGACTGATTTTTGTGTGGGCCGGATTCGAGTTGTCAAAAGCCTTTTAA